A genomic segment from Peribacillus sp. ACCC06369 encodes:
- a CDS encoding AAA domain-containing protein, giving the protein MNSTVNYIKEWQQALQLEILHLKKYGSTKYLVSNGHLLTSDGSFSYYFETGSSIKIPVGSLVRLEWGGIKQDGRILSSEGKSIIIVFDRSLGDMIGEAFLFHDPWELLEQLIIRLDEIKRSKKKRLRIKRLMDPSMPQKHPVNEKLSSVKELYARSKFNPVTFVWGPPGTGKTYTLARTVANHYLQDKKVLVLSHSNQAVDVLMAEISSFIKKKDRFKEGDVLRYGSQIGESLAIHDDIVTGQLLGKHEPTLVKEKEQLGEEKRLLKHDLAGSFSKRDTDQLIEIEKNLAKVLEKIRQKEVQLVKEAKIIGTTLAKAANDETIYQKEYDLVILDEASMAYVPQVAFAAAISKHIIVCGDFKQLPPIASARDSLVKLWLKEDIFHRSGVAQSVEERELHPHLFLLKEQRRMHPDISAFTNRIVYNNFVGDHESVATSRESIMLAEPFANKAAALVDTSLSGEYCITERTSHSRMNLWQLLLSFQLIHEAYMGGTRSIGYVAPYRAQADLMEKLLDDLYVKERQTADIIAATVHRFQGSEREMMIFDTVDSYPQNRAGMLLTGRESERLINVAITRTKGKFVHVCDTSFVNKHVYRSKTLRQLVDHQIQNDQFVSKKDIGKWVKHQHPKLQWMHARKLGDFLEDIESAKQEMVMAVPDLNSLSEEWKLYLMKRNPAVKLTIISIKRNPDINSDHFICSPVSFSFIIFDKRVTWLGLPVESNNRIQPPFIAARLDSQIMADELLSQFKKNE; this is encoded by the coding sequence ATGAATTCAACAGTTAATTATATAAAAGAATGGCAGCAGGCCCTACAACTTGAAATCCTGCATTTAAAAAAATACGGCAGCACAAAATACCTGGTTTCGAACGGCCATCTGCTTACAAGTGATGGTTCTTTCAGCTATTATTTTGAAACAGGTTCATCGATAAAAATTCCTGTCGGTTCCCTCGTTCGACTGGAATGGGGAGGAATTAAACAGGATGGAAGGATCCTCTCATCGGAAGGGAAAAGTATAATTATCGTATTTGACCGCTCGTTAGGCGATATGATCGGTGAAGCCTTTTTATTCCATGATCCATGGGAATTGCTAGAACAATTGATTATCCGCTTGGATGAAATCAAGAGAAGTAAAAAGAAAAGGCTTCGGATCAAGCGCCTGATGGACCCATCCATGCCCCAAAAACATCCTGTTAACGAAAAACTAAGCAGTGTGAAAGAGCTATATGCCCGTTCGAAGTTCAATCCTGTCACTTTTGTCTGGGGACCCCCTGGAACAGGAAAAACCTATACGCTTGCACGTACAGTAGCCAATCATTATTTACAAGATAAAAAAGTGTTGGTCTTGTCTCATAGCAACCAGGCTGTAGATGTTTTGATGGCTGAGATTTCTTCATTCATTAAAAAGAAAGATCGTTTCAAAGAAGGCGATGTGCTTCGCTATGGGTCTCAAATCGGTGAATCTCTAGCCATCCATGATGATATAGTTACGGGACAATTATTAGGTAAACATGAACCGACATTGGTTAAAGAAAAAGAACAGCTTGGAGAAGAGAAACGTTTATTAAAACATGACTTGGCTGGCTCCTTCAGTAAAAGGGATACGGATCAATTAATCGAGATAGAAAAAAACCTGGCCAAAGTTTTGGAGAAAATCCGCCAAAAAGAGGTTCAATTAGTAAAAGAGGCAAAAATCATCGGTACGACCTTGGCTAAAGCCGCAAATGACGAAACGATTTATCAAAAGGAATATGATCTGGTCATTTTGGACGAAGCGAGCATGGCTTACGTACCACAGGTGGCATTTGCTGCAGCGATATCCAAACATATTATCGTTTGTGGTGATTTCAAACAATTGCCGCCTATTGCTTCCGCTCGTGATTCACTCGTGAAACTTTGGCTGAAGGAAGACATCTTCCATCGGTCCGGTGTCGCTCAATCTGTGGAAGAAAGAGAACTTCATCCTCATTTATTCCTGTTAAAAGAACAGCGCCGCATGCATCCTGATATTTCTGCATTCACTAATCGTATCGTCTATAACAATTTTGTTGGGGATCATGAAAGTGTTGCGACTAGCAGGGAGAGCATAATGCTGGCGGAACCGTTTGCCAATAAGGCAGCCGCACTAGTCGATACTAGCTTATCAGGGGAATATTGCATAACTGAACGCACTTCCCACTCGAGAATGAATCTTTGGCAATTGCTTTTATCTTTTCAACTGATTCATGAAGCGTATATGGGCGGGACAAGGTCAATTGGTTATGTGGCCCCATATCGTGCTCAGGCAGACTTGATGGAAAAACTATTGGATGACTTATATGTCAAAGAACGGCAAACAGCTGATATCATCGCAGCAACTGTACACCGTTTTCAGGGAAGTGAACGTGAAATGATGATTTTTGACACAGTTGATAGTTATCCGCAAAACAGGGCTGGAATGTTATTGACAGGGAGAGAAAGTGAAAGGCTCATTAACGTGGCAATAACAAGGACGAAAGGGAAGTTTGTACATGTATGTGACACTTCATTTGTTAACAAACACGTTTATCGCAGCAAAACACTCCGTCAGCTTGTCGATCATCAAATTCAAAATGATCAGTTTGTGTCAAAGAAAGACATTGGAAAATGGGTTAAACACCAGCACCCAAAATTGCAATGGATGCATGCCCGTAAATTGGGTGATTTTCTGGAAGATATTGAGTCGGCAAAACAAGAGATGGTTATGGCAGTGCCGGATTTAAACAGTTTGTCAGAAGAATGGAAGCTATACTTAATGAAACGAAACCCAGCAGTGAAATTGACGATTATATCAATAAAAAGAAACCCTGATATAAATTCTGATCATTTTATTTGTTCACCGGTTTCCTTTTCGTTTATCATCTTTGATAAACGAGTTACCTGGTTAGGTTTGCCCGTAGAGTCCAATAATCGGATACAGCCCCCATTTATAGCGGCTCGTTTGGATTCGCAAATAATGGCTGATGAATTACTATCTCAATTCAAAAAAAATGAATAG
- the pabB gene encoding aminodeoxychorismate synthase component I codes for MKREDPLSLVFHFTDKQGDSRPLYFTNPKKVFTAHSIGDVLPQFQKVQEAIEQGHYAAGYVSYEAAPAFEKSFKVKDGAKMPLLWFGIFDKPEEQLPGKMTGTFNLAEWQSETDSNTYHSGFQRIKSEIEKGNTYQVNYTMRLQSKFEGDDFAFFDRLKRAQRSNYSAYLNVGTHRILSASPELFFRWEDGQLITRPMKGTVKRGTTLKMDQLNADWLAASEKNQAENYMIVDLLRNDLGMIAEPGSVEVPQLKAIEKYPTVWQMTSTITADTKPGTTIIDIFKALFPCGSITGAPKIKTMEIITDIENSPREVYCGAIGFITPDSEAVFNVPIRTVVIEKETGKAEYGVGGGITWDSELTEEYDEAFLKAKLLSVESPAYKLLESIKLNDGEYDLLNDHIDRMKQSADYFNYRFSELKLRDQLQKYADMNKGTLQKVRVLLNEYGEIEVSGQAIKPLDSELTAILAETPISSGNPFLFHKTTNRDVYEGFQMNNPDFHDVLLWNEEGYITEFTNGNVVVKINGDLFTPPVESGLLAGTFRQELIRKKEIKEKPISKADLNSAEEIWFINSVRGKLKVNLTF; via the coding sequence ATGAAACGAGAAGATCCTTTATCCTTAGTTTTTCACTTCACAGATAAACAAGGTGACAGCAGGCCACTCTATTTTACGAACCCGAAAAAAGTGTTCACCGCCCATTCCATTGGGGATGTCCTTCCTCAATTTCAAAAAGTCCAGGAAGCGATCGAACAGGGGCATTACGCAGCGGGATATGTTTCCTATGAAGCTGCACCTGCTTTTGAAAAATCTTTTAAAGTAAAAGATGGAGCCAAAATGCCATTATTATGGTTCGGAATTTTTGATAAACCGGAAGAACAATTACCTGGAAAAATGACAGGGACCTTTAATTTGGCTGAATGGCAATCAGAAACGGATTCAAATACCTATCATTCCGGGTTTCAAAGAATAAAATCAGAAATTGAGAAAGGCAATACGTACCAAGTGAATTATACGATGCGTTTGCAATCCAAGTTCGAAGGAGATGACTTCGCTTTCTTTGATCGCTTGAAGAGAGCTCAACGCTCGAACTATAGTGCATATTTGAATGTGGGGACACATCGAATCCTCTCTGCTTCACCTGAGTTGTTTTTCCGTTGGGAAGATGGTCAGCTGATTACTCGACCAATGAAAGGAACGGTAAAGCGGGGAACGACACTGAAAATGGATCAACTCAATGCAGACTGGTTAGCAGCCTCGGAAAAGAATCAAGCTGAAAACTACATGATTGTGGACCTGCTCAGAAATGATTTGGGAATGATTGCAGAACCAGGAAGTGTCGAGGTTCCACAACTAAAGGCAATTGAAAAATATCCGACCGTTTGGCAAATGACATCCACGATAACAGCCGATACGAAACCCGGAACAACAATCATTGATATATTCAAGGCCCTTTTTCCATGTGGATCGATAACAGGGGCACCTAAAATAAAAACGATGGAAATCATCACTGATATCGAAAATTCCCCACGTGAAGTTTATTGCGGTGCAATCGGGTTTATCACTCCTGATTCCGAAGCCGTTTTTAATGTGCCGATTCGTACGGTAGTGATCGAAAAGGAAACAGGTAAAGCCGAGTATGGGGTAGGCGGGGGAATCACTTGGGATTCCGAGTTAACGGAAGAATATGACGAAGCCTTTTTAAAGGCCAAATTATTGTCAGTGGAAAGTCCTGCATACAAACTATTGGAATCGATCAAGCTTAACGATGGAGAATATGATTTGTTGAATGATCATATCGATCGGATGAAACAATCCGCTGATTACTTTAATTATCGGTTCTCTGAATTGAAACTTAGAGATCAACTCCAAAAGTATGCGGATATGAATAAAGGCACGTTGCAAAAGGTAAGGGTACTACTTAATGAATATGGTGAAATTGAAGTCTCCGGACAAGCAATTAAGCCCCTTGATTCAGAATTAACAGCTATCTTGGCTGAAACTCCAATATCAAGCGGAAATCCCTTTCTTTTTCATAAGACGACAAATCGTGATGTTTATGAAGGCTTTCAAATGAATAATCCTGACTTCCATGACGTTCTACTTTGGAATGAAGAAGGATACATCACGGAATTCACGAATGGAAATGTAGTGGTGAAAATAAATGGAGACCTTTTTACGCCTCCTGTGGAATCAGGCCTACTTGCTGGAACTTTTCGTCAAGAGTTAATCAGGAAGAAGGAAATCAAAGAAAAGCCCATTTCAAAGGCTGACCTTAATAGCGCTGAGGAAATTTGGTTTATTAATAGTGTGCGAGGGAAATTAAAAGTGAATTTAACATTTTAA
- a CDS encoding LLM class flavin-dependent oxidoreductase: MNADQHAKKLSDISFSVLDLASIVEGGTVSGAFKNTIDLAKHVEQWNYNRFWVAEHHSMPGIASSATSVLIGYVAGKTERIRVGSGGIMLPNHAPLVIAEQFGTLEAMYPGRIDLGLGRAPGSDQYTAMALRGDVRNNGQDFPEQLAQLRSYLDADSKHNRVRAIPGEGQDIPIWLLGSSGFSAALSAQLGLPFSFASHFSPENTQPALARYRNNFQPSDVLDKPYVMVGVNVFAADSSEEAQRIATSYQQQFLNLIRNTPGQLAPPVDTMEGIWTEYEKAIVMKQLNASIIGNPEEVKEQLQTFLDETQADEMIINSAIYDQDARLRSYEIIAEVTGMK; this comes from the coding sequence ATGAATGCTGATCAACACGCAAAAAAACTTAGCGACATTTCTTTTTCCGTTCTGGACCTAGCTTCTATTGTTGAGGGTGGTACAGTTTCGGGAGCTTTTAAAAATACAATAGATTTAGCCAAGCATGTGGAGCAATGGAATTATAACCGTTTCTGGGTTGCTGAACACCATAGCATGCCAGGGATCGCAAGCTCTGCAACGTCAGTGCTTATAGGCTATGTGGCAGGAAAGACGGAAAGAATTCGTGTGGGTTCTGGTGGCATAATGCTGCCGAATCATGCACCACTTGTTATCGCAGAACAATTTGGAACATTGGAAGCAATGTATCCTGGTAGAATAGATTTGGGACTTGGGCGAGCTCCGGGAAGCGACCAATATACGGCCATGGCTCTCCGGGGTGATGTACGTAATAACGGTCAGGATTTTCCTGAACAATTAGCACAGCTCCGCAGCTATTTGGATGCGGATTCTAAACATAATCGTGTTCGTGCCATCCCTGGAGAAGGACAGGACATTCCGATTTGGCTGCTTGGTTCAAGTGGCTTCAGTGCAGCATTATCAGCTCAGCTGGGATTGCCATTTTCATTTGCAAGCCATTTTTCCCCTGAAAATACCCAACCAGCTTTAGCTCGTTACCGCAATAATTTCCAACCATCAGACGTTCTCGATAAACCTTATGTCATGGTTGGTGTCAATGTTTTTGCAGCAGATTCTTCGGAAGAAGCACAAAGGATTGCTACATCTTATCAACAGCAATTCTTGAATTTGATCCGTAATACACCAGGACAACTTGCTCCTCCAGTTGATACGATGGAAGGCATTTGGACAGAATATGAAAAGGCCATTGTCATGAAACAACTGAATGCCTCCATTATAGGAAATCCGGAAGAGGTAAAAGAGCAGTTGCAGACCTTTTTAGATGAAACCCAGGCGGATGAAATGATTATAAACTCTGCCATTTATGATCAGGATGCACGCCTTCGTTCTTATGAAATCATTGCAGAAGTGACTGGAATGAAATAA
- a CDS encoding LLM class flavin-dependent oxidoreductase: MKLGILDQSPIASGQSAQEALQASLQLAQEGDRLGYSRIWFTEHHDLPGLACSVPEVLISYIAAQTKNIRIGSGAVLLPHYKPYRIAETYNMLATLFPGRIDMGLGRAPGGSAEATMALSDNFLQNVYKMPELVKELLNFLRDEFPKEHPYSNVSAAPIPKVSPEPWILGTSGKSAKLAAENGTAYAFGEFMSENDGVQSFQQYRDNFLSKGLLKAPKTIVTVAAICAETEELAKEIALSNTLWKIQSGQGERRQVPSIEEVRNHVWTEKEKALMETMHEKLIFGTPSQVKYRLLEIQEKYLADEIMLMTITHKLEDRLNSFRLIAREILNS, from the coding sequence ATGAAACTGGGTATATTAGATCAATCCCCAATTGCATCCGGACAATCTGCACAAGAAGCATTACAGGCCTCACTGCAACTTGCTCAAGAAGGCGATAGGCTAGGTTATAGCAGAATCTGGTTTACTGAACATCATGATCTGCCGGGATTGGCCTGTTCCGTTCCAGAGGTGTTGATAAGCTATATTGCTGCGCAAACCAAAAATATCCGAATTGGATCTGGGGCAGTGCTGCTTCCGCATTATAAGCCATATCGGATAGCGGAGACTTATAATATGCTTGCGACCCTTTTTCCAGGCAGGATTGATATGGGACTGGGACGCGCTCCTGGTGGATCTGCGGAAGCTACGATGGCCTTATCCGATAATTTTCTTCAGAATGTTTACAAAATGCCTGAACTTGTTAAGGAACTGTTGAATTTTCTTAGAGATGAATTTCCGAAAGAACATCCCTATTCAAATGTTTCTGCTGCTCCTATCCCAAAGGTATCGCCTGAACCATGGATATTGGGAACAAGCGGGAAAAGCGCAAAACTTGCCGCTGAGAATGGTACTGCATATGCATTTGGTGAATTTATGAGTGAAAATGATGGAGTGCAGAGTTTTCAGCAATACCGTGATAACTTCCTATCGAAAGGGTTACTTAAAGCTCCTAAAACAATCGTTACGGTTGCTGCCATATGTGCGGAAACCGAGGAACTTGCAAAAGAAATCGCTCTTAGCAACACCCTATGGAAAATTCAAAGTGGACAAGGGGAAAGAAGGCAGGTTCCAAGCATAGAAGAGGTAAGGAATCATGTTTGGACTGAAAAAGAAAAAGCACTGATGGAAACCATGCATGAAAAACTGATTTTTGGTACACCTTCACAAGTGAAGTATCGTCTTTTGGAGATTCAAGAGAAATATCTAGCAGATGAAATCATGCTGATGACCATCACCCATAAATTGGAGGATAGGCTTAATTCGTTTCGTTTGATTGCCAGGGAAATTCTTAACAGTTAA